One Coffea eugenioides isolate CCC68of chromosome 2, Ceug_1.0, whole genome shotgun sequence genomic window, GCATTTATGTTCCAGTGAGGTGCAACCATGGCATTGGGGCGGAGGAATCCTCTGCCAGCGCTCAGTTGGAGGTATTTCAAAATGGGAAGGTTCATGCTGTTGAGAGAGCTTATGCTTCCACCACGAGCTGTGTATACATCTGCTCTTTCAGGATTTGCAAGATTTTCCCGAACCCTCATGGTACAAATGGTCCCTTCCAAGCCATCATCGGCCTTGAAGAATCCTGTTTGTTCTTGCTATTCTGCCCTTGGCCTTAGTACATGGAGCTCGTTTTTAACTCTCACGACGTTTCCTCTCCAGTCATTCTCGTTTTGTAGCTTTCTGGCGGTCTCTTGGCTTATGCCGAAAGCCTGACCCAAAATCTGTACATCAAATCCCTGGAAGATACTGTAGCCTTGGTAGCGCAGCTGCTGTTGTGATTGTTTGCCCTGCCAGATTCCTCCTTCTTCTTGTTGTTGTTTTGGGTTGCCAGCAAGGAAAAACCTCTACTAAACAATAAGCCAAGGATTACACATATTAGAGTTTAATTTGGAGAACCCGAGAAATTGTAATTGCTCTTTGTTAGTTGTTCTAATATAGTGTTGACCAATTTCTTACCCTTAGGTTTTGGTCGAGTTGGTTTTCGAAATTGCTAATGTCATGGATTACAACGAGAACCAGATCCTCATTGTCTCGTTGTATGCCCAATGGGCAACTCCAGCAGGCAAGGCAAGGACATCTCCCCTGTAGAATTGATGGACCTTCTGGTGTTGATCCCTGAACCTCTGTCTTTGACTTCTCTGTTGGGATTGCTAGAATGATTGGAAGGTCTCTGGGCAACCGGGTAACCGCGTTCCAAGTACGCCATTACCTAGCAATAATGAACCAAAACAGTACGTGCTTGGTTTTGTAGAACTACAAATGATATGGATACGATAATAAACTACAAAAATTCATTCATGCATGCATGCACGCTAGGTTATGGAAAGGACTAGGTGACTAGCCTTGAATAACGAAGACTAGCGCTGGTGCATTATTGAAGGAAGGCAGAAGGAGGCTTTGAGGCTCGATCACATGACGTATTGCAGAGACTCCCGCACACCTCAGCTGTTCGGATCCCAGATTTCAGTGTAACCAGCTTCATGCTGTAAGCGGCAACAGGGTTCTTGTGGGCTCAGATTCTGGAGATTGCATTCGCCTAGTCCGATGCCAAACTGGCATTGTTGCTGCTGCTGTCCGCCTTGAGATAGCCTAGAAGCTAAGCAGGTTGGGGATAAAACAAGAAGGCAAAGAGCAAGAACTTGCAAAGAAGAGCCTGCCGTTTCTATGGCTAGATATAGCTAGTTTGATGATATTGTTGTTTCTTGATGGTATGATTTTGCATGGTGCGAAGGGTATGAATTTATAGTCGACGAAGGATGGCTAAAATGTGACACTTGCAATGGGAATTGGCACCTGGCTCAGAGGTTACCTCACATTTTGCATGGATACGCGTAGAATTGGTGTAATTCGTACATTTCTGCATGATTTCTTGTGGCTTTGAGCTTTAAGTGGTCTCGTGTTGTCACGCCCAGCTGTTTCAAGTCGTGCAAATAATTACAGACACAGTGTCCTGGATGTAATAGTTATATATAATCGAACAGTCGATGATTCAATACATGAATTAGAGATGTCGGAACTCGGAACATTTACAATATTCAATGTGCACTTGAAGACAAAacagtttaattattttcaaaggTTATTTTGTTAGGTTTGTGTTTCTGCACCGACAAACTTATGACTGTATCTTTTGTCTCGCTGGGGAAAGTGAAATATGACTGAAATTAAGGCTAGCATAGCTAAAGCTGCTGACCGTTAAAGCCGTGCATAATATAAATTTCTCGTAACATGATGTACTTAGCACAATCCATTGACACTATAAATTTCTTGGAACCTGCATCTGCACTCTTGAGTGAGTGTTTCCTACGTTGCTTTTTAAGCTAGAAGGCAAAAACAAATCAAGAGGTTTTCTATTCAAAACTTGAAACTTTCAAATGATAAGTAAAACCGAGAAGGGAACCTTATAGACCTTCATTCATCATTTATGGTGAGCTTTGCTTGGTAAGGTGACTTAAAAGTGTGAAGTAGATCCCTTGTTAAGGTAACAACTGAGCTCATAACTTGTAATTTTCACTTCTAATACGTATATACACACGCCAAGTTTTGGGTGATTTAGTTGTAAGAAGGCTTAGTTAATTTCTAATTTCCAGGATTAGTAGGTTTTCACGTTAGATATACATAGACATGCACATCATAGTCATGAAACCACAGCCGAAGGACTCATAATAGTTGACACCCTTTATAGTTTATACTGTACTAAAAAAAGTTACCAGAAGGTGGCATGCCCCATTTCAGTCTTTGAAGAGAAAAAGCACACACTTTTGCCAAAATAGAGAGAAACACTAGTATTCTATCTCAATGTCTCTGGACTCCTAAGGCGGTCAACAGTAGGTACTCTTGATTCAGAAATTACGAAGTTAATATTGCGCTAATCATGCTTTGGCAAGAGGGTAATGCATATTTGGCGTACAAGGAGTGAACTCAAATTTGGCATtaaaagtttcaagaaattaGAGCTTACAAGATTATTTTTCTTGCTTGAAGAATGAACTCAAATTACAAGGGTGATATTTTATTTCCCTTTAATTTAGCTCATTGTACACACCACACAaccaaattcttgatttctttttcttatatgCAACCATGTCAAGAAACTTGAACTGTCAAAAAAATTTTACCCTAGGTACAGATAGGAAAAATGTTTATCATACAATCTGTGCAAATTTCTCCTGTGATTTTCCAGCATTTAAAAAGAGGTTGTACCAGAAAACCATGTCTTCCTTGATACTATCTTCCCCAGGTTCAATAATAGATTCTCCAGTGGATAGAAACTGAAGCCTTGAGTCTGAGGCAGGACCCAGATATTTGTTAGTCTTGCAAGAATCTTTGGCCGATTGTTTCAAATTAGTTTCTGCAAGAACTCTAAAGGCCTGATAGCTATCTTGTTTAGCTGGCCCCGGTGCAGATATACTGTAGTCTAAGCTGGAGAAATTTTCATGAATACGTCCTGTAAAGTTTTGAACATTACCGTTGCCCTCTGAACCAGGATGATTTGATGCTTCCCCAGACTCAGGTGTTCCCTGACCATTTGATCTCCATAAATTTGTTTGTAGTTGTCGCAAATCTTTTTGCCCGACGGCGTCCTGATGAACCCTCTTTTTCAAGTGAGTGTGCCAGTAATTTTTTATCTCATTGTCTGTTCGTCCAGGCAATCTATTAGCAATAGCAGACCATctggggaagaaaagaaagcatttatttgcaagtgaaaaaaaaaaaagaaagaaaaacatatTATGTATAAAGAGTTTATACAGTTCCAAGTAtcaatttcttaatttctattTTCACATATTGATTTCACGCAGTCACTGTTCACAAAGGTTTGCAATTTTGCATGCATGCATTATTAATTTCCATAGTCGCGATAATCAGGGTATCTGATGCACATTAGTGCTAGCAATTGTTCTTTCTCattaactttttaaaaatatataaagatACAAATTAAGAGACTACTGACTAAATATAGGCGTAAGTAAGAATTATGTACaaattcaattaattaaacttaatagcacaatataatccatactCTGAGATGGTTGTAATAAATTTCCAAAATACCTGTTTCCCATTATTTGATGAAGCTTAATGAtggtttcttcttcttctttgctaAAATTTCCCCGCTTAATATCGGGCCTCAAGTAATTCGTCCATCGGAGTCTGCAACTCTTTCCGCACCTTAATAAGCCTGGGATAGTGTTTCAAATATAGAGTAAGCTCGAAAACGAAATTCTGTACTTCTCCAATAAATGCTTGTGCAAGAATGTACAGCTCAAAAGAATGGAA contains:
- the LOC113755746 gene encoding transcription factor MYB4-like, which produces MVRVPCCEKMGLKKGPWTPEEDQILISFVQQYGHENWRALPKQAGLLRCGKSCRLRWTNYLRPDIKRGNFSKEEEETIIKLHQIMGNRWSAIANRLPGRTDNEIKNYWHTHLKKRVHQDAVGQKDLRQLQTNLWRSNGQGTPESGEASNHPGSEGNGNVQNFTGRIHENFSSLDYSISAPGPAKQDSYQAFRVLAETNLKQSAKDSCKTNKYLGPASDSRLQFLSTGESIIEPGEDSIKEDMVFWYNLFLNAGKSQEKFAQIV